Proteins from a genomic interval of Kribbella aluminosa:
- a CDS encoding carbohydrate ABC transporter permease, translating into MTVDTVSPPVHTDPPRAPVPRATDRAIAMFAGKGLTRLLIAVLLVVVCYPMFWILATSFKNQNEFLDKPLWKLPATLHGSNYVDAWTNGRLGHNALNSLLVTVPSLAMILVFGAAAGFALEVMVWRGRSTTLLLIVGGIMVPAQIILLPLFTIYFKLGLSNTLWPLIITYVGHGLPLTVFLMATYFRGVPREMFEAATIDGAGIYRMFWSVAVPMVRNGLFTVALLMFFSIWNDLLIALTFNVDKNLQTVQVGLLNFSDEYGSLQYGPLFAAISITVFSTLLVYVFINRQVMRGLTAGSVKG; encoded by the coding sequence GTGACCGTCGACACCGTCAGTCCGCCGGTGCACACCGATCCGCCGAGGGCGCCGGTCCCGCGCGCGACGGACCGTGCCATCGCGATGTTCGCCGGCAAGGGACTCACCCGGCTGCTGATCGCCGTACTGCTGGTGGTCGTCTGCTACCCGATGTTCTGGATCCTCGCGACCTCCTTCAAGAACCAGAACGAGTTCCTCGACAAGCCGCTCTGGAAGCTGCCGGCCACCCTGCACGGCTCCAACTACGTCGACGCCTGGACCAACGGCCGGCTCGGGCACAACGCGCTGAACAGCCTGCTGGTGACGGTGCCGTCGCTGGCGATGATCCTCGTCTTCGGTGCGGCCGCCGGGTTCGCGCTGGAGGTGATGGTCTGGCGGGGTCGCAGTACGACGCTGTTGCTGATCGTCGGCGGGATCATGGTGCCGGCGCAGATCATCCTGCTGCCGTTGTTCACGATCTACTTCAAGCTCGGTCTCAGCAACACGTTGTGGCCGCTGATCATCACGTACGTCGGGCACGGTCTGCCGCTGACCGTGTTCCTGATGGCGACGTACTTTCGCGGCGTACCACGGGAGATGTTCGAGGCGGCGACGATCGACGGCGCAGGGATCTACCGGATGTTCTGGTCGGTCGCCGTGCCGATGGTCCGGAACGGGTTGTTCACGGTCGCGCTGCTGATGTTCTTCTCGATCTGGAACGATCTGCTGATCGCGCTCACGTTCAACGTGGACAAGAACCTGCAGACCGTCCAGGTGGGGCTGCTGAACTTCAGCGACGAGTACGGCTCGCTGCAGTACGGACCGCTGTTCGCGGCGATCAGCATCACGGTCTTCTCAACGCTGCTGGTGTACGTCTTCATCAACCGTCAGGTGATGCGGGGTCTCACGGCGGGATCGGTGAAGGGGTGA
- a CDS encoding amidohydrolase family protein, which yields MIVDAHTHVWPRWPYDPPVPDDTSRGSYQNLLHAMDSVGVDRAVLINARINRSADNNEYGAAAVAAYPDRFVQVVDLDGRWDPAYHIPGAADRLRVLVDRFRPGGVSHYLAPENDGWLRSAEGRAVFEVAAEEGLFVNFACAPSWQADLREVAREFPTVTILVNHLAGVTLWGGGVEEALALTLSAEELPNLLVKVSGFAYGTDRPWEYPNREALDVARALHDSWGPHRLVWGSDWPSVTAHLSYRQSLELIREHAPFIAPTALPLVLGDNLERILTREANA from the coding sequence GTGATCGTCGACGCTCACACTCACGTCTGGCCTCGCTGGCCGTACGATCCGCCGGTTCCGGATGACACGTCGCGGGGAAGCTACCAGAACCTGTTGCATGCGATGGACTCGGTCGGCGTGGATCGGGCGGTGCTGATCAACGCTCGGATCAACCGGAGCGCCGACAACAACGAGTACGGAGCCGCGGCGGTGGCGGCGTACCCGGATCGGTTCGTGCAAGTGGTGGACCTCGACGGGCGGTGGGATCCGGCGTACCACATCCCGGGCGCGGCGGATCGGCTTCGGGTGCTGGTCGATCGGTTCCGGCCGGGTGGTGTGTCGCACTATCTGGCGCCGGAGAACGACGGGTGGCTTCGGTCGGCGGAGGGCCGGGCGGTCTTCGAGGTCGCTGCTGAGGAGGGGCTGTTCGTCAACTTCGCGTGTGCGCCGAGTTGGCAGGCGGACCTGCGGGAGGTGGCTCGCGAGTTTCCTACGGTGACGATTCTGGTGAATCATCTGGCGGGGGTGACGCTGTGGGGTGGTGGGGTTGAGGAGGCGCTGGCTTTGACGCTGAGCGCGGAGGAGTTGCCGAATCTCCTGGTCAAGGTGTCCGGGTTCGCGTACGGCACCGATCGGCCGTGGGAGTACCCGAACCGGGAGGCGCTCGACGTCGCGCGGGCGTTGCACGATTCGTGGGGCCCGCATCGCCTGGTCTGGGGGTCCGACTGGCCGTCGGTCACCGCGCACCTGAGCTACCGCCAGTCCCTCGAACTCATCCGCGAACACGCCCCATTCATCGCCCCAACCGCCCTCCCACTGGTCCTCGGCGACAACCTCGAACGCATCCTCACCCGGGAGGCCAACGCATGA
- a CDS encoding NAD(P)-dependent oxidoreductase yields MSRTPPAPEVRAQARKTVGIAGTPASWERYVASASVERLRRVADVSWLPYDGADRGSGPPPSDGEAVGRLHEFVTGLDALVVGYGCPRVTAGVLAAGKRLVVVGDTHGDRFAERIDVAAARDAGVLVVDTTNGSSDPVAEWALALILIGLRNAGAHFRRLIGGEVLWPDRTVFQADPGYLRGELAGKTVGLVAAGLIGRRLIELLRPFGVHVLVSDPGVPDLLAGTYDLDLTDLDTVMARSEVVVCLAPLTAATKGLIGADQIRAMRPGTVFVNVSRGAVVDSEALVERLATGDLIACLDVFDPEPLPADSPLRAMGNVFLSPHIAGVTAAAEPRFFDLMVDELERVFAGYRPRFPLVPRNG; encoded by the coding sequence ATGAGCCGTACGCCGCCGGCGCCGGAGGTTCGCGCGCAGGCGCGCAAGACGGTTGGGATTGCTGGTACGCCGGCCTCGTGGGAGCGGTACGTTGCGTCAGCATCGGTCGAGCGGCTGCGACGGGTTGCGGACGTGAGTTGGCTGCCGTACGACGGTGCCGATCGGGGGTCGGGGCCGCCGCCATCGGACGGGGAGGCCGTGGGGCGGCTGCACGAGTTCGTGACCGGCCTTGACGCTTTGGTTGTCGGGTACGGCTGCCCGCGGGTGACTGCGGGCGTGCTTGCTGCGGGCAAGCGGTTGGTTGTTGTTGGTGATACCCATGGTGACCGCTTCGCCGAGCGTATCGACGTTGCCGCTGCGCGGGATGCGGGTGTGCTTGTCGTCGATACCACCAACGGGTCCTCGGATCCGGTCGCTGAGTGGGCGCTCGCGCTCATCCTCATCGGGCTCCGCAATGCGGGCGCTCACTTCCGCCGGCTCATCGGCGGCGAGGTGCTCTGGCCGGATCGCACGGTCTTTCAGGCCGACCCGGGGTATCTACGGGGCGAGCTCGCCGGCAAGACGGTCGGTCTGGTCGCGGCTGGGCTGATCGGGCGTCGGCTGATCGAGCTGCTGCGTCCGTTCGGCGTACATGTGCTCGTGTCGGATCCCGGCGTACCCGATCTGCTCGCCGGGACCTACGACCTCGATCTGACCGACCTCGACACGGTCATGGCCCGATCTGAGGTGGTCGTTTGCCTTGCCCCGCTGACCGCCGCGACGAAGGGGCTGATCGGCGCCGACCAGATCCGCGCGATGCGCCCGGGGACGGTCTTCGTCAACGTGTCTCGGGGCGCTGTGGTCGACTCCGAAGCCCTGGTCGAACGCCTCGCCACCGGTGATCTGATCGCCTGCTTGGACGTCTTCGATCCCGAGCCCTTACCCGCGGATTCGCCGCTCCGCGCGATGGGCAACGTGTTCCTCAGTCCGCACATCGCCGGCGTCACCGCCGCGGCTGAACCTCGCTTCTTCGACCTGATGGTCGACGAGCTCGAGCGCGTCTTCGCCGGCTACCGCCCCCGCTTCCCCCTCGTCCCGCGCAACGGGTGA
- a CDS encoding sulfatase-like hydrolase/transferase: MRPDIVIVMTDQQRVGLTRRSGYPVDTMPFVDALAAGGTDFRNAYTAAPACVPARTSLLTGRFPSAHRVRQNSNAQYAYYEQDLLDVLRAADYQLHFAGKPHMHRGPADFDTYAGPYFHTRGPERCPEEKAFDEWLERLDHGVADEPTPYDVTTQLPYRITSDALRAVHDADPERPGLFWVSYPEPHNPYQVPRPYFDLVAPEDVPDRMTGPEATNIKQGNYAWLRKLQEDKRPGYDDNWRRYTANYLGMLRLLDDQISRLHEGLAQRTRPRLTIVLADHGDYVGEYGLQRKGAGLSEFLMRIPLIVSGDGVSVQERDEPVSIVDVLPTICEAVGQPIPDGVQGRSLLPLAYGEPAPESEFGNIIAEQGYGGRAYDVTARPPLHFSYDGPTFDELNTVTQSGAARMLRSGQWKLVVHADLPGELYDLDTDPAELVNLFDDDRHLAVRAHLLHELTRWQARLTDDLPNGNYTPLRLPHNWRWAPEGEAP; the protein is encoded by the coding sequence ATGCGTCCGGACATCGTCATCGTGATGACTGATCAGCAGCGGGTGGGGCTGACGCGGCGGAGTGGGTATCCGGTGGACACCATGCCGTTCGTCGACGCGCTGGCGGCCGGCGGGACGGACTTCCGGAACGCGTACACGGCCGCGCCGGCGTGTGTTCCGGCGCGGACCAGTCTGCTCACCGGGCGGTTCCCGAGCGCGCACCGGGTCCGCCAGAACAGCAACGCGCAGTACGCCTACTACGAGCAGGACCTGCTCGACGTACTGCGGGCCGCGGACTACCAGCTGCACTTCGCCGGCAAGCCGCACATGCACCGGGGGCCGGCGGACTTCGACACGTACGCCGGGCCGTACTTCCACACCCGGGGACCCGAACGGTGCCCGGAGGAGAAGGCGTTCGACGAGTGGCTCGAGCGGCTCGATCACGGCGTCGCCGACGAGCCCACGCCGTACGACGTCACGACCCAGCTCCCGTACCGGATCACCTCGGACGCGCTCCGGGCGGTCCACGACGCGGACCCGGAACGACCCGGCCTGTTCTGGGTCTCGTACCCCGAGCCGCACAACCCGTACCAGGTCCCGCGGCCGTACTTCGACCTGGTCGCACCCGAGGACGTCCCGGACCGGATGACGGGGCCGGAGGCAACAAACATCAAGCAAGGCAACTACGCCTGGCTGCGGAAACTCCAGGAGGACAAGCGCCCCGGGTACGACGACAACTGGCGCCGCTACACCGCCAACTATCTCGGCATGCTGCGCCTGCTCGACGACCAGATCAGCCGCCTGCACGAAGGCCTGGCGCAGCGCACCAGGCCGCGACTCACGATCGTGCTCGCCGACCACGGTGACTACGTCGGCGAGTACGGCCTGCAACGCAAGGGCGCCGGGCTGTCCGAGTTCCTGATGCGGATCCCGCTGATCGTCAGCGGCGACGGCGTCAGCGTCCAGGAACGCGACGAGCCGGTCTCGATCGTCGACGTGCTGCCCACCATCTGCGAGGCCGTCGGCCAACCCATCCCCGACGGCGTCCAGGGCCGCAGCCTGCTGCCACTCGCGTACGGCGAGCCCGCCCCGGAAAGCGAATTCGGAAACATCATCGCCGAGCAGGGCTACGGCGGCCGCGCGTACGACGTGACCGCCCGGCCGCCGTTGCACTTCAGCTACGACGGCCCGACGTTCGACGAGCTCAACACCGTCACCCAGTCCGGCGCCGCCCGGATGCTCCGCAGCGGGCAGTGGAAGCTCGTCGTCCACGCGGACCTGCCGGGCGAGCTCTACGACCTGGACACCGACCCCGCCGAGCTCGTCAACCTCTTCGACGACGACCGTCACCTGGCCGTCCGAGCCCACCTGCTGCACGAGCTCACCCGCTGGCAGGCGCGGCTGACCGACGACCTCCCGAACGGCAACTACACCCCGCTCCGCCTGCCCCACAACTGGCGCTGGGCACCTGAAGGAGAAGCTCCATGA
- a CDS encoding ABC transporter substrate-binding protein: protein MTTLSRRTLLGLGAATAAAITIPGCSGKSGPMRVSWYGPDPVTKALNKALDAWKSSGGAEYTAESAPFNDYWDKLATRTSGGNAPDVLRMSMSYFSDYAGRSALKDLSSSGIDTSGLDKGVADSGLIDGKNYGVGQSSISYAMYVDEAAVKKAGATVPAQGWTWDKFAEFARDYSGAIQGSYGSTDQAGNFQLFEVYARQHGTELFSDDGGKLATSKDTVQEWFQYWAELRKAKAAPAQNVSAETTAIEKSLVAKGKAPLQFGWVQQVTFYQPVVKNPLSVLPVPQGTAGDLKGQFVKGLDLWSISSASKHPEDAAKLIGFLLNDEKAIKAIGILLGVPPSKKARDLVAADAGSAGARAIKYVEDIQALVGPSPKPWPKGYGELLTGFGRIAENIGFGKSDPAKGAQEFVDLAGKTLGQ from the coding sequence ATGACCACACTCAGCCGCCGTACCCTCCTAGGGCTCGGCGCCGCCACCGCCGCTGCGATCACGATTCCCGGCTGCTCGGGAAAGTCCGGGCCGATGCGGGTGTCCTGGTACGGGCCCGACCCGGTCACCAAGGCGCTCAACAAGGCGCTCGACGCCTGGAAGTCCAGCGGCGGCGCGGAGTACACCGCGGAGAGCGCGCCGTTCAACGACTACTGGGACAAGCTCGCCACGCGGACCTCCGGCGGCAACGCTCCCGACGTACTGCGGATGTCGATGAGTTACTTCAGCGACTACGCCGGGCGGAGCGCACTGAAGGACCTGAGCTCCTCCGGTATCGACACCTCCGGCCTGGACAAGGGCGTCGCGGACAGCGGGCTGATCGACGGCAAGAACTACGGCGTCGGGCAGAGCTCGATCAGTTACGCGATGTACGTCGACGAGGCGGCGGTGAAGAAGGCCGGGGCGACGGTTCCGGCGCAGGGCTGGACGTGGGACAAGTTCGCCGAGTTCGCCCGCGACTACAGTGGAGCGATCCAGGGGTCGTACGGGTCGACCGACCAGGCCGGGAACTTCCAGCTGTTCGAGGTGTACGCCCGTCAGCACGGCACGGAGCTGTTCTCCGACGACGGCGGAAAGCTTGCCACCAGCAAGGACACGGTCCAGGAGTGGTTCCAGTACTGGGCCGAGCTGCGGAAGGCGAAGGCCGCACCGGCGCAGAACGTCAGCGCCGAGACGACCGCGATCGAGAAGTCGCTGGTTGCCAAGGGCAAGGCTCCGCTGCAGTTCGGCTGGGTCCAGCAGGTCACCTTCTACCAGCCGGTGGTGAAGAACCCGTTGTCGGTGCTGCCGGTGCCGCAGGGTACGGCCGGTGACCTGAAGGGCCAGTTCGTCAAGGGCCTCGACCTGTGGTCGATCTCGTCGGCGAGCAAGCATCCCGAGGACGCGGCCAAGCTGATCGGGTTCCTGCTGAACGACGAGAAGGCGATCAAGGCGATCGGCATCCTGCTCGGCGTACCGCCGTCGAAGAAGGCGCGGGACCTGGTCGCCGCCGACGCCGGATCTGCCGGTGCCCGGGCGATCAAGTACGTCGAGGACATCCAGGCCTTGGTCGGCCCGTCGCCGAAGCCGTGGCCGAAGGGGTACGGCGAACTGCTCACCGGGTTCGGCCGGATCGCGGAGAACATCGGTTTCGGAAAGAGCGATCCGGCCAAGGGCGCGCAGGAGTTCGTCGACCTGGCCGGGAAGACCCTGGGCCAGTGA
- a CDS encoding carbohydrate ABC transporter permease, whose amino-acid sequence MIARLRQSIPAYLFLLPWLIGIIGLTIGPMLLSLYYSFTDYALLNTPEWQGLHNYTALFHDSRYLQSLKVTFIYVGVSVPLEMAFALAVAVLLNRGLKGLAVYRALYYVPSLLGGSVAIALLWQQIFGSDGLLNDVLGLFGIHGRGWISEPGTALWTLIVLRVWQFGAPMVIFLAGLRQIPDEVLEAAEVDGAGRWQRFWRVTLPLLSPVVFFNLVLQIIGAFQAFTPAFVISGGKGGPSDSTLFYTLYLYQQAFGNFKMGYAAAMAWVLLLIVAVFTGLNFVLGRAWVFYGDEGVRR is encoded by the coding sequence GTGATCGCTCGTCTCCGGCAGAGCATCCCGGCGTACCTGTTCCTGCTGCCCTGGCTGATCGGCATCATCGGGCTGACCATCGGCCCGATGCTGCTGTCGCTGTACTACTCGTTCACCGACTACGCGCTGCTCAACACCCCCGAGTGGCAGGGCCTGCACAACTACACGGCGCTCTTCCACGACTCGCGGTACCTGCAGTCGCTGAAGGTCACGTTCATCTACGTCGGGGTCTCGGTCCCGCTCGAGATGGCGTTCGCGCTCGCGGTCGCCGTACTCCTGAACCGCGGGCTCAAGGGTCTGGCCGTCTACCGCGCGCTGTACTACGTGCCGAGCCTGCTCGGCGGCAGCGTCGCGATCGCCCTGCTCTGGCAGCAGATCTTCGGCAGCGACGGCCTGCTCAACGACGTCCTCGGCCTGTTCGGGATCCACGGCCGCGGCTGGATCTCCGAGCCCGGTACGGCGTTGTGGACGCTGATCGTGCTCCGGGTCTGGCAGTTCGGCGCGCCGATGGTGATCTTCCTGGCCGGGTTGCGGCAGATCCCGGACGAGGTGCTGGAGGCCGCCGAGGTCGACGGTGCGGGCCGTTGGCAACGATTCTGGCGGGTCACGCTGCCACTGCTCTCGCCGGTGGTGTTCTTCAACCTGGTGCTGCAGATCATCGGCGCGTTCCAGGCGTTCACGCCGGCGTTCGTGATCAGTGGCGGCAAGGGCGGCCCGTCGGACTCGACGCTGTTCTACACGCTGTACCTGTACCAGCAGGCGTTCGGCAACTTCAAGATGGGGTACGCCGCCGCGATGGCCTGGGTGCTGCTGCTGATCGTCGCGGTCTTCACCGGACTGAACTTCGTCCTCGGTCGCGCCTGGGTGTTCTACGGAGACGAAGGGGTACGCCGATGA
- a CDS encoding carbohydrate ABC transporter permease produces MKRVLAHVGLTAGALIMLYPLLWMISASLRKNTDIFEHPGLIPEHPTLGNYALGWTSTGTSFGVYMLNSLIICAAVVIGNLLTCSLTAYAFARMTFVGRKTLFGLMLATLMLPAHVTLIAQYSIFRKLDWIDTFWPMIVPSFLATDAFFVFLMVQFIRSIPVELDDAARIDGCGYWGIYRRIILPLLSPALVTTAIFSFIWTWNNFFSQLIYLSTRTKLTVPVALRGFLDATGSSEWGALFAMSVVTLVPVVAVFVIFQRRILAGMAHTGLK; encoded by the coding sequence ATGAAACGCGTGCTGGCCCACGTCGGCCTGACCGCCGGCGCGCTGATCATGCTGTACCCGCTGCTCTGGATGATCAGCGCCTCACTGCGCAAGAACACCGACATCTTCGAGCATCCGGGCCTGATCCCGGAGCACCCGACGCTCGGGAACTACGCGCTCGGCTGGACCTCGACCGGGACGAGCTTCGGCGTGTACATGTTGAACTCGCTCATCATCTGCGCGGCGGTGGTGATCGGCAACCTGCTGACCTGCTCGCTGACCGCGTACGCGTTCGCGCGGATGACGTTCGTCGGGCGGAAAACGTTGTTCGGGCTGATGCTCGCGACGCTGATGCTGCCCGCCCACGTGACGCTGATCGCGCAGTACTCGATCTTCCGGAAGCTGGACTGGATCGACACGTTCTGGCCGATGATCGTGCCGAGCTTCCTGGCCACCGACGCGTTCTTCGTGTTCCTGATGGTGCAGTTCATCCGGTCGATCCCGGTCGAGCTGGACGACGCGGCCCGGATCGACGGCTGCGGCTACTGGGGCATCTACCGGCGGATCATCCTGCCGTTGCTCTCCCCGGCGCTGGTGACGACCGCGATCTTCTCGTTCATCTGGACCTGGAACAACTTCTTCAGCCAGCTGATCTACCTGTCCACCAGGACCAAGCTGACGGTACCGGTCGCGCTGCGCGGTTTCCTGGACGCGACCGGCAGCTCGGAGTGGGGCGCGCTGTTCGCGATGAGCGTCGTGACGCTGGTGCCGGTGGTCGCGGTGTTCGTGATCTTCCAGCGGCGGATCCTGGCCGGAATGGCTCATACGGGCCTCAAATGA
- a CDS encoding LacI family DNA-binding transcriptional regulator, with product MRPRLTDVAEAAGVSMKTVSNVVNGAEHVREETRQKVLAAIDKLGYRPNIAARNLAQGRSGVIAFAVPHLDRPYFASLAARMLDEAEAFGWIVQFHQTGGRRETELALLNDRHPARLDGIVMSPLGLTPEDVQERAPGLPLVLLGEKAGTEHHADHVGIDNREAGRVATEHLLSLGRRQVMALAPGPRMDDERINGYRDALAAAGLPVDEDIVLPTGGLRGQDAEQTLGNWLDSGHPAPDAVFTATDWLAMGAIRALVLRGLRIPQDVAVVGFDDIPYDLATLPTLTTVAPDRVAIARLALQALRDQRPGAEPVRLQAPFSLVVRESTTGIS from the coding sequence ATGAGGCCGCGCCTGACCGATGTCGCCGAGGCGGCCGGGGTGTCGATGAAGACGGTGTCGAACGTCGTCAACGGCGCCGAGCACGTCCGCGAGGAGACCCGGCAGAAGGTGCTCGCGGCAATCGACAAGCTCGGCTACCGGCCGAACATCGCGGCCCGCAACCTCGCCCAGGGCCGCAGCGGCGTGATCGCGTTCGCCGTACCGCACCTGGACCGGCCGTACTTCGCGTCGCTGGCGGCGCGGATGCTCGACGAGGCCGAGGCGTTCGGCTGGATCGTGCAGTTCCACCAGACCGGCGGGCGCCGGGAGACCGAGCTGGCGCTGCTGAACGACCGGCATCCGGCCCGGCTGGACGGGATCGTGATGAGCCCGCTCGGCCTCACGCCCGAGGACGTGCAGGAACGTGCTCCGGGGCTGCCGCTCGTACTGCTCGGGGAGAAGGCCGGCACCGAGCACCACGCCGACCACGTCGGGATCGACAACCGGGAAGCCGGCCGGGTGGCGACCGAGCACCTGCTGTCGCTGGGCCGGCGTCAGGTGATGGCGCTCGCGCCGGGCCCGCGGATGGACGACGAACGGATCAACGGCTACCGCGACGCGCTCGCCGCGGCCGGGCTGCCGGTCGACGAGGACATCGTGCTGCCGACCGGCGGGCTGCGCGGTCAGGACGCCGAGCAGACCCTCGGCAACTGGCTGGATTCGGGCCATCCGGCGCCGGACGCCGTGTTCACCGCCACCGACTGGCTCGCCATGGGCGCGATCCGGGCACTCGTACTGCGGGGGCTCCGGATCCCGCAGGACGTCGCCGTGGTCGGGTTCGACGACATCCCGTACGACCTCGCGACCCTCCCGACGCTGACCACGGTCGCCCCGGACCGGGTCGCGATCGCACGCCTTGCCCTGCAGGCGTTACGCGATCAGCGACCCGGTGCGGAACCCGTACGCTTGCAGGCCCCGTTCAGCCTGGTGGTCCGGGAGAGTACGACCGGGATCAGCTAG
- a CDS encoding DUF11 domain-containing protein — protein sequence MLITGIVGTSLAVPASAMADDPPPTSAVDVSSTTLNPGDTLTVTQTVYNKIAIPIEGGKAALYAEGADLTGSLDLVGCTGATICYAYNGQHFRADVGDVPPGESRTVVWTLRVKDSPVPGPFVLRHQFLGDNYAFDAYTGPTITITPQAADVAVALTASVRSTLTARITYTVTIKNNGPGDASGIRVVATYPTGLVYAGSTCTRVGTTRSVNCDVPSLAAGASTTRTLTADSTLLTVGSLTATAQRTASSPSDPVPANDKATRTCTALTGLIVHC from the coding sequence GTGCTGATCACGGGAATCGTCGGTACGTCGCTTGCGGTACCGGCGTCGGCGATGGCCGACGATCCGCCGCCGACCAGCGCCGTCGATGTCAGTTCGACGACGCTCAACCCGGGGGACACACTGACCGTCACACAGACGGTCTACAACAAGATCGCGATCCCGATCGAGGGCGGCAAGGCGGCGCTGTACGCCGAGGGCGCCGACCTCACGGGCTCGCTCGACCTGGTCGGTTGTACCGGGGCAACGATCTGCTACGCCTACAACGGGCAGCACTTCCGCGCGGACGTCGGCGACGTACCGCCGGGCGAGAGCCGGACGGTGGTCTGGACGCTCCGGGTGAAGGACAGCCCGGTGCCGGGGCCGTTCGTACTGCGGCACCAGTTCCTCGGCGACAACTACGCGTTCGACGCATACACCGGGCCGACGATCACGATCACGCCGCAGGCGGCCGACGTCGCGGTGGCGCTGACCGCGTCCGTACGGAGCACGCTGACCGCGCGGATCACGTACACGGTCACGATCAAGAACAACGGGCCGGGCGACGCGTCCGGGATCCGGGTCGTGGCTACGTATCCAACGGGCCTGGTCTACGCGGGGTCGACCTGCACCCGCGTCGGTACGACGAGATCGGTCAACTGTGACGTCCCCTCGCTGGCGGCCGGAGCGAGTACGACGCGCACGCTGACCGCCGACAGCACCCTGCTCACGGTCGGCTCGTTGACCGCGACCGCGCAGCGGACGGCGAGCTCGCCGTCAGATCCGGTGCCGGCGAACGACAAGGCCACCCGCACCTGCACCGCGCTGACCGGCCTGATCGTGCACTGCTGA
- a CDS encoding extracellular solute-binding protein — MISRRRFLQVTGAAIGASTLAACGDGGASSGGAKASSELKLPTYKPFEGLRPDLPGAESGLEPGFLKFPADAVASVKTPPLKNAVTALTETFATPPPPMGSNPMWQALNQALGAELKLTIGTDPGYPEKFATLLASDSLPDLMWLPPNQGIPNIGPMLEAKFQDLTKYLSGDAVLEYPNLAALKPASWRTAVVNGKIWGAPIPSTPFGQVMMGNPKTWAKVGGLQCSTADEFFAKCKELTNGTNYALEPAIVNMLHMFGEWFGAPNSWRVNQDRSLTHLYETDNYRAAVEYAAKLWAAKVFYPDLNLADATPKTVNGQIAAQVVVGPRATADFRNLDPTLFVDTMIPFGHDGKAKPTYDMGYGTVGFTPFKKTDEGRIRELLALMDYLSAPFGTKEYLVKNFGVAGQQYQLDANKNPVLTKAGNQQAPGLVSALQIMNAPESVIFNPAFPDDTHKIYATEQKLLKYAMRNPTAGTYSDTSSKVGPKLTAAFRDTIVDIVTGRQKIDAYDAALKRWKSGGGDKMRDEFAAVLPASVPVTGS; from the coding sequence ATGATCAGTCGGCGACGGTTTTTGCAGGTGACCGGGGCGGCGATCGGCGCCTCGACGCTGGCGGCCTGTGGAGACGGTGGCGCGTCGAGCGGGGGTGCGAAGGCCTCGAGCGAGCTCAAGCTGCCGACGTACAAGCCGTTCGAGGGGCTCCGCCCCGACCTGCCGGGGGCCGAGTCCGGCCTGGAGCCCGGGTTCCTGAAGTTCCCGGCGGACGCGGTCGCGAGTGTGAAGACGCCGCCGCTGAAGAACGCGGTGACCGCGCTCACCGAGACGTTCGCGACGCCGCCGCCCCCGATGGGCAGCAACCCGATGTGGCAGGCGCTGAACCAGGCGCTCGGCGCCGAGCTCAAGCTGACCATCGGCACCGACCCGGGCTACCCGGAGAAGTTCGCCACGCTGCTCGCCAGCGACTCGCTGCCGGACCTGATGTGGCTGCCGCCGAACCAGGGCATCCCGAACATCGGCCCGATGCTCGAGGCGAAGTTCCAGGATCTCACCAAGTACCTGTCCGGTGACGCCGTACTGGAGTACCCGAACCTGGCCGCGCTGAAGCCTGCCTCCTGGCGGACCGCCGTGGTGAACGGGAAGATCTGGGGCGCCCCGATCCCGTCGACGCCGTTCGGCCAGGTGATGATGGGCAACCCGAAGACCTGGGCGAAGGTCGGCGGGCTGCAGTGCTCGACCGCGGACGAGTTCTTTGCCAAGTGCAAGGAGCTGACCAACGGGACGAACTACGCGCTCGAGCCGGCCATCGTCAACATGCTGCACATGTTCGGCGAGTGGTTCGGTGCCCCGAACTCCTGGCGGGTGAACCAGGACCGCTCGCTGACCCACCTGTACGAGACCGACAACTACCGGGCCGCCGTCGAGTACGCCGCCAAGCTGTGGGCGGCGAAGGTGTTCTACCCGGACCTCAACCTGGCCGACGCGACGCCGAAGACCGTGAACGGGCAGATCGCCGCGCAGGTCGTGGTCGGCCCGCGGGCGACCGCGGACTTCCGCAACCTGGACCCGACGCTGTTCGTCGACACGATGATCCCGTTCGGCCACGACGGCAAGGCCAAGCCGACGTACGACATGGGCTACGGCACGGTCGGGTTCACGCCGTTCAAGAAGACCGACGAGGGCCGGATCCGCGAACTGCTGGCGCTGATGGACTACCTGTCGGCGCCGTTCGGCACCAAGGAGTACCTGGTGAAGAACTTCGGCGTCGCGGGGCAGCAGTACCAGCTGGACGCGAACAAGAACCCGGTGCTGACGAAGGCCGGGAACCAGCAGGCGCCGGGTCTGGTCAGTGCGCTGCAGATCATGAACGCGCCGGAGAGCGTGATCTTCAACCCGGCGTTCCCGGACGACACCCACAAGATCTACGCGACCGAGCAGAAGCTCCTCAAGTACGCGATGCGGAACCCGACGGCGGGCACGTACTCCGACACGTCGAGCAAGGTCGGCCCGAAGCTGACCGCGGCGTTCCGGGACACCATCGTCGATATCGTCACCGGCCGGCAGAAGATCGACGCGTACGACGCGGCGCTGAAGCGCTGGAAGTCCGGTGGCGGTGACAAGATGCGCGACGAGTTCGCGGCCGTGCTGCCGGCGAGCGTTCCGGTCACCGGGTCCTGA